The Anabaena sp. PCC 7108 region ATTTTCTGTAATGAAAAATGCTTGAAAATGGATGCCAATCTACCTTCTGGAGTATTATCGTCTTGTTGCCAAGCTGCAATTAAACCGTTAGCGATAATTTGACAGCGATGTGTCCCAAAACTTTCTTGTTCCCCAAATTTTTGCTCTGGTTCTTCAGCGCAAGCTAAACCTGGTGCTAATAGCTTAGTAAACAAAGGTACTTGCTCAAAAAAATAGGATTTATTTTCTGCATAGACCCTTTCTAATACTGGGTGAACTACATCATATTGGTTTTTATTAAAGTAAAGCACGGCTGAGTCATAACGTCCATAATCGGACGGATTATATAGCGCTTTAAAGGAAAAAGAAATCGAAATCTTATTTAGTTGGGCTGTTAAACTTTCCATGACTGAGGCTGCCCCTTCTGGTGTTAAATTAAAGTAAATTCGCGTAATTTCATGATTATTTTGGGAGCCTGCATTCGCTACTGCCATATAAAATCCGTTTTGTACCACATTCTTAGGCATTCTAATAGATACAAACTTGCCCACAGTTACCTTTTGGTTTGTTGGTAACAGATGCAAATTAGGATCAACGTGCAATGTTAACCCATTTTTATGCACTGCCAATGTGCTATCCGTTTCTTCCCTGACTATCTGCCAGTTATGACTCCAGTAGCCTTCACTTTTGTTCCTGGTATGTAAGCGATCATAAAATTCTAAATCTACGCCGAATACGCTGTTATTTTCTAGATTTTGCGCCAATTGATCATTTGAGTTGATAGCGTCAGATTTGAGGTGAGGTTTTGAAGCAGCATTATAATAGACACTGTATAAAAAGTTTCGCAATTGTAATTTCAAATGCTGTTGTTGCATTTCCAGCGGTAACTGCTGAAAACGAGATACAACTGGCTCTGGCAATTCTAAGGATTTGTACTCTGGATGCTTGATACAATGGTGAGATTCAATTGTAATCTGATTCACCATATCTTGTAATGATGTCTGCAATTGCTTTGGCAACTCGGAAAGTTGACTATGTAGCGAATCTAATAGTTGCATGGGTCTACTAGGGTATGGTGTGGATTTAAGCAAGAGATAATGTGGGAATCAAGTCTGAAGCTTCCATCCCAAAAATGGTGATTATGGATGCTTGGGGACGACATAATAAACTCTTGGCAACTTGGAGAATGCAGATACCCGAATTATCAAAGGTTCTCTCATATTGCAGTTGGGCTTGAATAGACCTAATTAAGGCAAACCCGCAGAACTGCACAACTAGTGATAAGAAATCAGGACGATGCTCTAAAATTTGGGGGAAGTTGGCTAAATAAGACTGAATTAAGGTTGAGAGAGAAGGTTGTAGCAATTGCAAAGGAATTGCAGCTAAACGTAAGGATTCTTCAATAGGTGTTGTTTTATTAGTTACCATGCTATGCAGCCAGATTTGTAGGTAACTAGCAATTATGGCTCCTAAATCACTAGCAGGATCTCCCCAACCGCCCCGTTCCCAGTCAATTAAACGAATTATACTGTCGCTAAAGCCTGATTCTTGGTTAGTGATTGCTTCCCAATTTAAAGAGAGAAGAATATTGTTCAGCTTGAGATCATTGTGAGTTAAGCAACAAGGAGTAAAAGCATCACTCAAACTGGCGATCGCTTTTCCTAGATTATCGTAACGTTGATAGAGTGCAAAGAATTTCAAGCCATCAGCAGGAACCATACCAAATACTTCTGGTGTAATTCTATTTAATTTACCTGGGAGATTAGGAGTTATACTATCTGTCTCTCTACTGGCAGTTTGGAAGAATTCTTGATACTCTTGATGTTTGAAAGTTAGGCGATGAATTGATGCTAAAGTTGCGCCAATTGACCAAGAAATATCAGTGGCAAATAAATTCTCTTGAGCATAAAATTCAGCTAAATCACGATAATCATTGAGATAATTGAAAACGATGATAGAATTTTCCGCATCAAAATGAATTGCTGCTGATAAATATGTACGCAGATGACTAATTTCTGGGAACGTTTGGCAAAAACTATGCACTTGCCATTCATCTAGAAATTCACCACGAGTTTTACCTTCTTGGTTGAGACGCTCTTGCTTGACCAGAAGTTGACGACCATTGGGTAAGCTGACTAATAAATTAAAGTTTTTGGCAGGTTTTAGCTCAATTTCACTCAATGACTGTTCTTGCTGAGTACACAGTCCTTGGGAAATTAGATAGTTAAAAACATTTTGAGAGCTTAAGATAAATGGCATAGGATCAAATGATGATGAAACTATTTAAAAATGGCTGTTGTTGTGTCAATAAACTACAAAGACACCATAAGGCTATTTCAGTCGCAATTGTACACAATATTTTGTTGTTCATCTGGTTCAATTTTAAAGAAGTCAGATTTAATGTCGATTAATAGAATAATTCAGTCCTATTTTCTGTTTATAAATGAACTTGTTAGAAACGAAATAGCATCAATAGCTGCAATCACAAGGACAAACTCAAGAGCCTTAGCCCCAACTTCTAAAACTTGAGGACGATAGTTATCTTGACCACCAAATACAGATTGAGAATCTGTACTAGTTAGTTCATTAATAAATACTTCTGAATCGAGGGGATGCAGATCAGCGATGATGATTCGTGCCATTTATTTAATTTTGTATTTAATTTTGTAAACATGAGATTTTCTGTGATTGGCTCTCTTGGGTTATTGGTAATTTAGCAAACTTATGTTATTCACATAGATTACATTTACTTTTAATCCCAAGAGAGCCATCAAGCTTTAAAGTTAGCTATTAGTAGCCGTAACTGTTGCTGTGGCTGTAAGATTTAGCTAAGTAGGCGATATGACCAACTGCATATACATTCACGAAGGCTTCAGCTAGTTTTACCAATGTGGAATTATCACTGAAATGGTTGCTATAAGATCCACCGTAAACGGAATTGACATCGTTCATTTCGTTGAGAAAACTTTCAGAATCTTGGAAAAGTTCAGAACCTGTTACTTGTAGTTCAGAAAGTTGAATATTTGCCATGATTTCCTCCTAAAAGACTATTTTTGATTAATTAAAATTCGGCGTTTCAGCTATTAGTAGCCGTAACCGTTGCTGTAACCGTTGCTGTGGCTGTAAGATTTAGCTAAGTAGGCGATATGACCAACTGCATAGACATTAACGAAGGCTTCAGCCAATTTTGTTAATGTAGAAACATCGCTGACATAGCCGCCATGATATCCACCACCGAAGATGGAATTAACATCGCTCATTTCGTTGAGAAAGCTTTCGGAATCTTGGAATAATTCAGAACCAGTTGCTTGCAATTCAGAGAGTTGAATATTTGCCATGATTTCCTCCTAAAAGACTATTTTTGATGAATTAAAATTCGGCGTTTCAGCTATTAGTAGCCGTAACCGTTGCTGTAACCGTTGCTGTGGCTGTAAGATTTAGCTAAGTAGGCGATATGACCAACTGCATATACATTCACGAAGGCTTCAGCCAATTTTCCGAATGTAGACATATCACTGACATGGCTACCATAAGATCCACCATAAATGGAATTGACATCGGTCATTTCGTTGAGAAAACTTTCAGAATCTTGGAAGAGTTCAGAACCTGTTGCTTGTAATTCAGAGAGTTTAATACTTGCCATGATTTCCTCCTAAAAGACTGGTGTCAGTCGGTGTAATTGGTGGGTCAGTTAAGTTTCACTTCGCTTAACCGATACTCCTATTTTTATTCGGGAAACTCTAGAAAATCAATGTTTAGTTCTAGCTTTATTAGACATTAGTCATGAATTTATGTCTTTTTCTTAAACAAGAATTATTCTAGATCATAACTTTTGAAAGTTAGTCAACATCCACATAATATCGACATAATTTAAATATGTATCATCCAGAAGACTTTCAACTCTGTCACCTGCTATAAAAAAAATCGTGTGTTCTCATATTTATTAGAATATGAACACACGAATTATTAAGAATTAGTTTGATTATCAAGCAAAAATTTCAAAAATTCATTCCTTGCCGTAAATTTTTAAGTGTTTCATCTATTTCTGTTCTCCAAATGGCGATATTACCATTGACTTCTTTCATAACTTCTGCAAAATTATTCCTAGTTGCTGTATTTTCATCTTCTCCCATTTGGATTCCACCTTTAATCGTCCTCATTTCCCTCAAGCTTAATTCATTAAGCATCTGTACTTTACTACTAGGGCATAAGTCATAAATTTTGATGTTCATATTTGAATCACCTCCTTCCATGCTGTTTTGGATAGAATTCAAGCACATTTTCAAAAATCCTGCTCTTATATTTTGAACTCGTATCTTATAAATTCAAGGTTTTCAGAGTAATTTTCAAGACAGAATTTCAGGAATTTGGTCTGCAAAACTGATGGTTTTTGAGAATTTAAATTTTATATAAATAAAGGCGCGAACAATCGCGCCTACATTGATTAGCTAACAGCAAATAGTTTGAATTAATTCTGGGCTTGGGTTTAGGAAGCAGGAATCGTTATATCTATTGGTGTCACCTTTGCTGTTAACTCTGTTAAGGGAGGTTGAATGGCGGTTTGATTACCCACCACTAGAGTGACTAAATTTTCGGGCTTGAGGTATTTTTGTGCTACTCGTTTGACATCTGCTGTTTTTGTGGTGGTGACGGCTTTTTGGTAGCGAAACAGAAAATCAGCCGGATAACCATAATATTCGTAGCGCA contains the following coding sequences:
- a CDS encoding T3SS effector HopA1 family protein produces the protein MQLLDSLHSQLSELPKQLQTSLQDMVNQITIESHHCIKHPEYKSLELPEPVVSRFQQLPLEMQQQHLKLQLRNFLYSVYYNAASKPHLKSDAINSNDQLAQNLENNSVFGVDLEFYDRLHTRNKSEGYWSHNWQIVREETDSTLAVHKNGLTLHVDPNLHLLPTNQKVTVGKFVSIRMPKNVVQNGFYMAVANAGSQNNHEITRIYFNLTPEGAASVMESLTAQLNKISISFSFKALYNPSDYGRYDSAVLYFNKNQYDVVHPVLERVYAENKSYFFEQVPLFTKLLAPGLACAEEPEQKFGEQESFGTHRCQIIANGLIAAWQQDDNTPEGRLASIFKHFSLQKIQLQRPYLNAKSKDIYTPLW
- a CDS encoding phosphotransferase, which gives rise to MPFILSSQNVFNYLISQGLCTQQEQSLSEIELKPAKNFNLLVSLPNGRQLLVKQERLNQEGKTRGEFLDEWQVHSFCQTFPEISHLRTYLSAAIHFDAENSIIVFNYLNDYRDLAEFYAQENLFATDISWSIGATLASIHRLTFKHQEYQEFFQTASRETDSITPNLPGKLNRITPEVFGMVPADGLKFFALYQRYDNLGKAIASLSDAFTPCCLTHNDLKLNNILLSLNWEAITNQESGFSDSIIRLIDWERGGWGDPASDLGAIIASYLQIWLHSMVTNKTTPIEESLRLAAIPLQLLQPSLSTLIQSYLANFPQILEHRPDFLSLVVQFCGFALIRSIQAQLQYERTFDNSGICILQVAKSLLCRPQASIITIFGMEASDLIPTLSLA